From the genome of Alosa alosa isolate M-15738 ecotype Scorff River chromosome 20, AALO_Geno_1.1, whole genome shotgun sequence, one region includes:
- the olah gene encoding S-acyl fatty acid synthase thioesterase, medium chain — protein sequence MDKVINCFRKKPDAVARLICFPWAGGGSLPYARWGNIISSIEVYAVRLPGRESRVKEPFHQSMQQVVEEVITVLLPVLREKPFSLFGHSFGAMSCFAFAESLKKVHGIEPIHVFLSGASAPYSETRLSAPSRSSLSDEEFLHWMRTIGGTPPELLANPDAMKLFLPPLKADLHVVENYRCPRPETPFLSCPVFCFDGTQDIPHDLKAWNDMTSGDFNIQMLPGAHFYLREAANEKIILDNVTRHLETAEMDYL from the exons ATGGATAAAGTAATCAACTGTTTCCGCAAAAAGCCAGACGCTGTGGCTAGACTCATATGTTTTCCCTGGGCTGGGGGTGGCTCGCTCCCCTATGCGCGATGGGGGAACATTATTAGCTCGATTGAAG TGTATGCTGTACGTTTACCTGGGAGGGAGTCTCGTGTCAAGGAGCCTTTCCACCAGAGCATGCAacaggtggtggaggaggtcatCACTGTATTGTTGCCTGTCCTTAGGGAGAAGCCGTTTTCCCTATTTGGGCACAG CTTTGGTGCCATGTCATGCTTTGCCTTCGCTGAGTCACTGAAAAAAGTGCACGGGATTGAACCGATCCATGTCTTCCTCTCCGGGGCCTCTGCTCCATAT TCTGAGACCCGTCTCAGTGCCCCCTCCAGGAGCAGTCTGTCAGATGAAGAGTTCCTACACTGGATGCGTACCATTGGGGGCACGCCCCCAGAGCTATTAGCCAATCCAGATGCCATGAAGTTATTCCTTCCTCCACTGAAGGCAGACCTTCATGTAGTTGAGAACTACAG GTGTCCACGGCCAGAgactcccttcctctcctgccCAGTCTTCTGCTTCGATGGAACACAAGACATTCCACACGACCTCAAAG CCTGGAACGACATGACAAGTGGAGACTTCAACATCCAGATGCTGCCTGGGGCCCACTTCTATCTGAGGGAGGCAGCGAATGAGAAGATTATACTGGACAATGTCACCAGACACCTGGAGACAGCAGAGATGGACTACCTGTGA
- the tekt2 gene encoding tektin-2, which translates to MATLSAKPGLRHNVSDWEARNKQLSQTAEYQRQVSHDVRQEGLVLRNETTTKTKWDESDSSRRLADRIQDINHWKSKLEHCAQDVDKEMDALTQSKEETELALAATALPLEVTVECLTLWEGRRGGELVSDPVEAELKKDVELIDNCQRTLQQRIDQSFEQLCLLQEAWHEVNSDLQNKRDALDVDMSCLSLTVTSPQISLKPKPLRIPSSTSTPQQWEKFSIYNIAKAKEEMQASLALRENMSVTRAQVQNDMGAQEMALEFALRKRKHHLLQSRDELKWQLRTTQDEIQDLEKDIRGLETDLHAKQSFLKLTHTRLENRFKRPGVDLCWDEVQFGLVEELKQLEVTIQTLHQKLGQARHSLQALQQHEACMQEDLSRKDEAVALMQRCQEVRKRIAAAKPDHRSSGTVVPLTNSSGRHAVTKA; encoded by the exons ATGGCCACACTGAGTGCCAAGCCAGGCCTGCGCCACAATGTGTCCGACTGGGAGGCAAGGAACAAGCAGCTGTCCCAGACCGCCGAGTACCAGCGCCAGGTGTCCCACGATGTCCGCCAGGAGGGACTGGTTCTGCGCAATGAGACCACCACTAAA ACCAAATGGGATGAGAGTGACAGTAGTCGCAGACTGGCTGACAGGATTCAGGATATCAACCACTGGAAGAGCAAACTGGAACATTGTGCTCAGGATGTTGACAAAGAGATGGACGCCTTGACTCAG TCTAAAGAGGAGACAGAGCTCGCCTTGGCAGCCACAGCGCTGCCTCTAGAGGTCACCGTTGAGTGCCTGACGCTGTGGGAGGGCAGGCGTGGGGGGGAGCTGGTCAGTGACCCAGTGGAGGCCGAGCTGAAGAAGGACGTGGAGTTGATTGACAACTGCCAGCGCACGTTGCAGCAGCGCATCGATCAGTCTTTTGAACAACTGTG CTTGTTACAGGAAGCGTGGCATGAGGTGAACTCTGACCTCCAGAACAAGAGAGATGCCCTGGATGTGGACATGTCCTGTCTGTCCCTCACAGTGACCTCACCACAGATCTCCCTGAAGCCCAAACCCCTGAGGATACCTTCCAG TACCAGCACTCCCCAGCAGTGGGAGAAGTTCAGCATTTACAACATAGCAAAAGCTAAGGAGGAGATGCAGGCCTCGCTGGCCTTGAGAGAGAACATGAGCGTCACCCGGGCCCAG GTGCAGAATGACATGGGAGCCCAGGAGATGGCTCTGGAGTTTGCCCTCCGCAAGCGCAAACACCACCTGCTGCAGTCCAGGGATGAGCTTAAGTGGCAGTTGAGGACG ACCCAGGACGAGATCCAAGACCTTGAGAAGGATATCCGTGGGCTGGAGACAGACCTGCACGCCAAACAGAGCTTCCtgaaactgacacacacacgtctggagAACAGGTTCAAGAGACCTGGGGTGGACCTCTGCTGGGACGAG GTTCAGTTCGGGCTGGTGGAGGAGCTGAAGCAGCTGGAGGTGACCATCCAGACTCTGCATCAGAAGCTGGGACAGGCTCG ACACTCGCTACAGGCCTTGCAGCAGCACGAGGCGTGCATGCAGGAGGACCTGTCCCGCAAGGACGAGGCCGTGGCCCTGATGCAGAGGTGCCAGGAGGTCCGCAAGCGCATTGCCGCAGCCAAGCCCGACCACCGGTCCTCTGGGACCGTCGTTCCCCTCACCAACTCCAGCGGAAGGCATGCCGTCACCAAGGCCTAA
- the si:dkey-211g8.9 gene encoding free fatty acid receptor 3 produces the protein MVAAEDFVSLGVYSFTFVLGLPSNLLVLFVYVQKARKHGATPSVVYALNLCMANLALVVWMPVKALETVLQGWALPAAICPIYSFFLFSSIYGSCLFLTAVTVGRYLSIAFPITYKLHRHARLSCVISAILWALVLLHLSLGLVVEQGGYFVSPVSDGNSSRGSGLACFENFTETQLELLLPLRLEMALLLFLLPLLITAFCTLRCVALVGRSKLPAGGKRRVLAIACSTLAVFVVCYAPYNASHVVGYVLNQSVSWRREAMLTSSCNIFLEPMVMLMLSTTGPRGLCACLRDGGGGGGGGTRQRSSQTNAHPTGPPAAVRQMSGSQTVAQRPTSPVSQPPDLTSPEKPPGRLMNKHLP, from the coding sequence ATGGTGGCCGCGGAGGACTTCGTCTCACTGGGTGTCTACTCCTTCACCTTCGTACTGGGCCTCCCCTCCAACCTGCTGGTGCTGTTCGTGTACGTGCAGAAGGCCCGCAAGCACGGCGCCACGCCCAGCGTGGTCTACGCGCTCAACCTGTGCATGGCCAACCTGGCACTGGTGGTCTGGATGCCGGTCAAGGCGCTGGAGACAGTGCTTCAGGGGTGGGCGCTGCCCGCAGCCATCTGCCCAATCTAcagcttcttcctcttctcgtCCATATATGGCAGCTGCCTCTTCCTCACGGCGGTGACGGTGGGCCGGTACCTGAGCATCGCCTTCCCCATCACCTACAAGCTGCACCGACACGCCCGCCTCTCCTGCGTGATCAGCGCCATCTTGTGGGCGCTGGTGCTGCTGCACCTGAGCCTGGGGCTGGTCGTGGAGCAAGGCGGCTACTTCGTGTCGCCGGTGAGCGACGGCAACAGCAGCAGGGGAAGCGGCCTGGCGTGCTTCGAGAACTTCACCGAGACGCAGCTGGAGCTGCTGCTCCCGCTGCGCCTGGAGATGGCGCTGTTGCTCTttctgctgccgctgctgatCACGGCGTTCTGCACGCTGCGCTGCGTGGCGCTGGTGGGTCGCTCGAAGCTGCCGGCCGGCGGCAAGCGCCGCGTGCTGGCCATCGCCTGCTCCACGCTGGCCGTGTTCGTGGTGTGCTACGCGCCCTACAACGCATCGCACGTGGTGGGCTACGTGCTGAACCAGAGCGTGAGCTGGCGCCGAGAGGCCATGCTGACCAGCTCGTGCAACATCTTCCTGGAGCCTATGGTGATGCTGATGCTCTCGACCACCGGGCCCCGGGGCCTCTGTGCCTGTCTGAGAGACggcggaggtggtggtgggggggggacaCGACAGAGATCCAGCCAAACGAACGCCCACCCAACAGGGCCACCCGCAGCTGTGAGGCAGATGAGTGGGTCTCAGACGGTGGCACAGAGGCCCACATCCCCAGTTTCACAACCACCTGACCTTACCAGCCCAGAGAAGCCACCAGGGAGGCTCATGAACAAGCATCTG